The nucleotide window TCTCTATTGCAAAAAAGCCTCAGATGATTTTTTGCAATTGATATTGAAACGTATATTAAAACAGTAAAATGGTGCCCCCTAAAGGGACATGATAGTATGGTCTATCTAACTAGTTTTGTAAAAACACAACATTTAATAATGTACTAATTTCCAGCATATATTTCAAGTAGGAAAAGTGCTTTTTTACAAAGAAATTTTATTTTTTGGGTGAAGAGCGTTTAAATTAGATTAGTTTCGGAAACTTATAGTGTAGCGTCAAAATTAAACTGTAGAAAAATGGAAGAGAAAGATTATTTTCACTTATTACTGGTCAATAATAATCTTTAAAAAGAAAGCGCCCTCGGAGGGAATCGAACCCCCAGCCTCAGAACCGGAATCTGAAGTGTTATCCATTACACCACGAGGACATATAAATAAGTATATGAGCAACTTTTTTCATTATACAGATGGAACCCTTTATTTTCAACTGTAAAAATCAGAGTTTATATTTGACCATAACTGACTAATACGTGTATGATAGGTTTACAGCTGAAATATTTGTCAATTTCAGCAAAAGTTATCGAATATAAGCTTTAACAAAGGGAGGATTTTTCAATGAACTTAATTCCTACAGTTATTGAACAAACAAACCGCGGCGAACGTGCATATGACATTTATTCACGTTTACTTAAAGACCGCATCATTTTATTAGGTAGTGGGATTGACGATAATGTTGCGAACTCAATCGTAGCACAGCTACTATTTTTAGAAGCTGAAGATCCTGATAAAGACATCTACCTGTATATCAACTCACCAGGTGGCTCTATCACTTCAGGTATGGCGATCTACGATACGATGAACTTCATCAAACCTGATGTATCAACAATCTGTATCGGTATGGCTGCTTCAATGGGTGCATTCCTGCTTTCTGCTGGTGCAAAAGGCAAGCGTGTCGCATTACCAAACGCAGAAGTAATGATTCACCAACCACTTGGCGGAGCACAAGGTCAAGCAACAGAAATCGAAATCGCTGCAAAACGTATTTTACACTTACGTGAAAAATTAAACCGTATCATGGCTGAAAACAGTGGCCAAGATTACGAAACGTTGGCACGCGACACAGATCGTGACAACTTCATGTCTGCACAGCAAGCATTAGAGTACGGTCTTATCGATAAAATTTATGAGCGTAACCAATTAAAATAATCAATTCATTCAAGCATACAAGATTCGTCTTGTATGCTTTTTTGTATTCAAAAAATAATATAAGACATAATCCAAAAATGCCATTTTTCTCTCTGGGAGAAAAATGGCATTTTTTCGCTGTGCGTAAAAATTGATTTCCATTCCGGGACGCTTTCCGCGGGCGTGGCCTGAGCCTGTAGTCTCAGGCGTCACGCTATTCCCGCAGGAGTCGCCCTGCATTCCAATCAATTTTCCAAAATATCCGTTTCATAACAAGGATTTTTTCCTTACCAATGAAATTTTTACTTTTATGCTAGCTCTTTTGTATCAATCCGCTTTTTCAATTAGAAGTTGTAGTGCGTCGATTGCTTTTTCTTCGTCATGACCGTCAGCCCATAATGTGACAACTGTGCCTTTTGCAACCGCAAGGCTCATAATGCCCATAATCGACTTCGCATTCACTTTTTTCGTATCTTTTTGTAAATAGACATCTGCTTTATAACGATTCGCCTCTTGGACGAACAAAGCGGCCTGTCTTGCTTGTAAGCCCGATTTTAACTTTACTTCTACTTGTTTTTCAATCATGTTGAAATACTCCCTTTCACAACCGTTCATCGCTTCTAAGTTTATCTTAACGAAATTGTCCGAAAAGAACAACAATTGGAAACATCTTTTATGAAATCGTTACCAATTTTTTCTTTTGCGCCCCTCCATGTACTTGCTTCGTGCCCCGTATCTTTATGAGAATTTAAATACTCTCTCCACGACGGAGCGCATCCGCGATTTCATCGATTTTGCGCAGACGATGATTGACGCCTGATTTACTGACAACGCCAGTTGAAACCATTTCACCGAGCTCTTTTAACGTCACGTCCTGATATTCCACACGAAGACGTGCAATTTCACGCAGTTTTTCCGGCAGCTGGTCAAGACCTACCGCATTATCAATATAGCGGATATTTTCCACTTGCCGCAGCGCCGCGCCTATTGTTTTATTTAAGTTGGCTGTTTCACAGTTTACAATACGGTTTACACTGTTACGCATATCTCTAATGATCCGTACATCCTCAAACTTCAGCATTGCCTGTACAGCACCGACTAAATTCATAAAATCCGAAATCTTTTCGGCTTCTTTCAAATACGTCACAAAGCCTTTTTTACGTTCGATCGTTTTCGCATTCAGATCGTATCGGTTCATCAGCTCTGCCAACGCTTCCCCGTGCTCCTTATATAAAGAATAAATCTCCAAATGGTAGGAAGAGGTTTCCGGATTGTTCACCGAGCCTCCCGCCAAAAAGGCACCACGTAGATAAGCACGGCGTTCACTTTCTTTCGGTATGATTGATTTGGCGATCGTATGATTAAACTCGAATGAATTTGAGACAATTTCCAAATCCGCAAGAATTTCTCTCGCACCCTCACGAACACGGCATATATACACATTGTTCTTTTTAAGACGCATCTTTTTTCGAACAAGCAATTCGACATTATACGGATAAAGCCTCTTTACAATTGTATAAAGCCGACGTGCGATTGCCGCATTTTCTGTCTGTACGTCCAAGCTTATTTGACGATTCGCAAAGCTCAACGAACCGTTCATCCGTATAAGGGCAGATACTTCCGCCTTTAAACTGCTGTCACCGGCTTCTACCTGCGTCAGTTCTTTTTTAGTTTCAGATGCAAATGACATGGATTCGCTCCCCCTTTCCCAGCAACCTATGTAGCGTTTCTTCCATACTACTCTTCTTGCATCGTTTGTTTTTTCTTTACTGTATATTCACAAAGCCAATCAGCGAGATTTACCGCATCATGACGTACTGTTCCATTTTCAATGAGTGCAATTTCTTTTGGAATAATATTGATGCCCATTTCTCTGAGTCTTTCAATATCAAATTTTACAGGTTCCGCGTTTTCTTCACGGTAATTATCGTAAATCGAAGGAGGCAGCTCCTTTTCATTGATCAGTACCGATTGGATAAATGCTTCTCCAACATGTTCATGGATCGCTTCAATATGTTTTGAAGCAGTAAAGTTTCTCGTTTCACCTTGCTGTGTCATTAAATTCGCAATGTAGATCTTTTCGCCTTTCGCACGAATGACTGCCTGACCGATTCCTTTAACCAGCAAATTCGGAATGATGCTCGTATAAAGACTTCCAGGTCCAATCAAAATAAAATCTGCCCGTTCAATCGCATGAACTGCAGCAGGTAAAGGTTTGAGATTACTAGGCTCCAAGTATACCCGTTTAATCGGTGCATGGCCTGATGGAATTTTCGACTCGCCTATAATGTCTGACCCATCTGCTAACTCGGCATGTAATGTAACCTTCTTATTCGCTGCTGGAATGACCTTTCCGTGCACATTCAGTACTTTGCTCATTTCAGCAATCGCATGGTTAAAATCACCTGTAATTTCCGTTAAAGCCGTCAACATTAAATTCCCGAGCGAATGGCCGTCCAAATCGTTTGATTGGGAAAAGCGATATTGAAACATTTGCTCCACTAACGGCTCTACGTCTGAAAGTGCGGCAATTACATTTCGCACATCTCCTGGCGGCGGGATATCATAGTCATCGCGCAAACGTCCAGAAGAGCCACCGTCATCTGCAACCGTAACGATGGCCGTTATATCAAAAGGATGTTGCTTTAAACCGCGTAAAATTGTAGAAAGGCCTGTCCCCCCGCCAATTACGACGATTCTTGTTCTCTTTTTTTTCATTTCATTAATCCTTCCTATGATTAATATCTCTATGTGTAACGATGACTTGATCATTTTTTGCCAATAGCTTCCCGAAGTATTCTGCTAGTGTAACGGAGCGATGTTGCCCGCCCGTACAGCCGAAAGCGATGACAAGCTGTGATTTGCCTTCATTACGGTAATGGGGAATCATGAAAGTGAACAAGTCAGTCAGTTTGGCAATTAACTGTTGTGTTTCTTCCGTTGCCAGTACGTATGAGGAAACTTCTGTCTGCAGCCCTGTTTTATGCCGTAATTCTTCAACATAGTAAGGATTTTTCAAAAAACGGACATCAAATACTAAATCAGCATCAATCGGCAGTCCATGCTTAAATCCGAACGACATAATGTTCAGTGAAAACGTAGGACTGCTCATATTGCTGAATTCCTGCGCGATACGTTCACGTAATTCGCGAGGCTTCAACTTGGAAGTATTGACGATCGATTTGGCGCGCCCTTTTACTTCGGAAAGCAATTCGCGCTCCAGTTGAATCCCTTCCAGCGGTAATCCCTGAGGTGCAAGCGGATGTGATCGGCGTGACTCTTTGTAGCGGCGAACTAATGTGGCATCATCGGATTCTAAAAATAAAATACGCAGTAAAATATCTTCTTCGTCCAGTAGTGCGTCGAGCGATTCAATCAATGAGCCAAAAAATTCTCTCCCACGTAAATCCATGACAACTGCCATACGTGAAATCTTTTTTTCGGAACCTTTCATTAGCGCTAAAAAAGTAGTTAGAAGCTCCGGAGGTAAATTATCTACACAGTAATAACCTAAATCCTCAAAACTTTGAACTGCTACCGTTTTGCCCGCCCCTGACATTCCTGTAATAATAACTAACTCATGTGTATAGCTCGAACTAGCCACTTATTTCATCTCCTCTAGTTTTGTTCCATCGAGTTTTGAATTTTTTCGCTAATCAGCTCAAAATCCTCTGTATATTCAAATGTACCATATTGCGTACCTTTATTTAATGCTGCAAATAATAAATTCGTACGGTCACCTGCTGCCATCGGAAGATCCTTTAAACGATCGATTTCATACCAGCTTAAAACGCCTTCCCGTGTTTCAACAAAAGGTGTACCTTCAACATCTGTTGCAATAAATGTGTACAGCATCCACTCATCGACGACTGTATCACCATTTTTTATAACCATTGTATATACGCCTTTTAAATGAACGTCTTTTGGTGTTAGATTCGTCTCTTCCTGAAATTCGCGTATAGCGGAGTCATAGATGGACTCTCCTGGCTCCATTTTCCCACCCGGTGCCACAAACCAGCCTCTTCTCGGCTTTTGCAGCAATAATACTTGACCATCTTTAATAGCGAGTAAATTTGTAATACGTTGCATACACAACACCTCAACTTTTTCATTTAATGGATAAGTGAATAACTAATACTCCACAAATTCCACATAAGTAAAGACACAATACCGCTATGCAAAGCGAATTGTGTTTTTCTAAAGCTTATTTCTATTATACCTTGTCCTATGCATTCAGTAAAAGCAAGCGTTTCATTTAGAATGTCAACATTTATGTCGAAAATACACAAAAAAAGAGGTTGCTTCAGCGTAAACCGCTTGAAACAACCTTAGGATAAAAATATAAGGGGGTTAAAACAAATTCCACTTTTAGTATACCCTTATTTTGTAACGATATGATTACATTTATGTTAAAGAATTATTGTTTTATTTTTTCTTTTATTTCTTCTACGTAATGTTGAGCTGATTGAGCTGCGATACTGCCGTCGCCTGTAGCTGTTACAATTTGACGAAGCATTTTTTCACGAACATCGCCCGCTGCATAAATACCCGGAATTGAAGTTTCCATTTTTTCATTCGTTACGATATAGCCTGCTTCATTTAAAATATTCAGTGAAGCAAATGGCGCTGTTAATGGAAGCATGCCGACATATACGAATACGCCATCAGTTTCCACTTCGGATTCAGTACCGTCAACTGTTGAAGCTAACGTCACTTTGCCTACTTTACCGTCAACTTCATGAATTTCTTTCACTGTTGAGTTCCAGATGAAGTCTACTTTTTCATTGGCAAATGCACGGTCCTGTAAAATTTTCTGTGCACGAAGCTTATCGCGACGGTGTACGATTGTTACTTTATCCGCAAAGCGTGTTAAGTAAACACCTTCTTCAACAGCAGAGTCGCCCCCGCCGATTACGATAAGGTTCTTTTGTTTGAAGAATGCGCCATCACAGACAGCACAGTAACTTACACCGCGGCCGCCAAGCTCTGTTTCGCCAGGGATGCCAAGTTTTTTGTATTCCGCACCAGTTGTAATAATAATCGTGCGTGTTTTATATTGTTTTTTACCTGAAACGATAATTTTGTATTCTTCACCATCGATGATTTCATTTACATCACCGTAAGCATATTCAGCACCGAATTTTTTCGCATGCTCAAACATTTTTGTCGATAGCTCAGGTCCTAAAATTGTATCGAAACCAGGGTAGTTTTCCACTGCTTCCGTATTAGCCATTTGTCCGCCGGGAATCCCACGTTCAATCATTAATGTTGATAAATTAGCGCGTGATGCATATACCGCAGCAGTCATACCTGCTGGACCTGCTCCGATAATGACTACATCATAAATTTTTTCTTCAGACATGTTGATCCTCCTCTTGCGTATACCTTTTTATATAGTTTTATCGTATAAGATTGCTTGGATAAATACAAATATACTGCCTATTCAAAGTCCGACGGTACAAATTCATATAATTCATCGTTATACTTCGATAATGTTGCAGTCGAAATATTATACTTACCCGCCACCGCTTTTTTCGTCACTTTGTTTTCCAGTGCCGTATGGAACGAATATTCAACCGCTGCAGCAAGCGCCGCGCGATTTTTAAACGAATAGCCTTGTTGGAATGCGATTTCCCCAAGTGCAAACCATGTACTTAACACTTGCGCCACTTCCAACGAAATCGAATCATTCGTTTCTGTAATCAGTTCGGCAACTTCCATAAAACGCAGGAATTGCTGTTCTTCCTTGCTGCCGTTGCTGAAATCATAGTCCAGTGCATATGCCATGCAAAGCTTTTCGATCGCCGTGAAATTCGAAACATTCAATAATGAAGGATGTGCAACAATCTCTTGTTTATGTGCGGACCGCTTCAATAAAAACATGCCGAATAATCGGCTGGACTGATGCTCATCTGTTAATTGACGAATGATGAAGTCACGGTGATTTTCCGCTGAATTGCGTAAAATAGAGCCTTCACCATTTGCCCACGGTTCCATTCCTTCTTTGGATGGATCCAGCTGGATAAGCATTTTCCATGCTTCTTTCGCAATTGTTTCATGTCCTGAGAAGTAGGCTGACTGGGCAAGCCAGAAATAGAATCCGGACTCCCCTTCATAGCCTTTCTTACTCATAGAACGCAGCCATTTATAGGCCTCTTCATATTGCCCGATTAACGCAAATGTCGCACCGAGCTTATAACGGTTTTCCCAATCGAACGGCTGGATTTTCTTTAGTAAACCGACCAGTTCGTTCAGTTCTTCATTGCTTTTTTCGTAATACGCAAATACGGCCAAGTTGCATAGCGCATGAAGATTGCCTTTGTTTTCGCGCAGCACACGATATAAAAGTGCGCGGGCCTGTTCCGCGTCTCCCACATAAAAATAGGCTAACGCCAGATTGTTATAGGCATTCCAAAGGTCCGGAAACTCTTCAATGATTTGCTCCAGCATCTCGATCGCCGTCTTGAAATCTCCCTGCTCCATATGGCGGCGGGCCTTTTCCTGTGCCACATGCTTCGCTCCGTCAAATTCGTCCATGTCATCCATTTCTTCGCCCACATAGTCGACGAACTCCAATATTTCGGAGGCGTCTTCCGTATATGCGCCATTAGGTTCCATTTCTAAATATTGTGCTGCGTATTTTTGGGCATCCGCAATATGACCGATACAGCCCGACACTTCCGCCAGCATGAAAATGATTTCGGATTCATTCGGCTCTAAACTATAGGCTGTGTGAATCAGCTCATATGCATGCTCGAAATTTTGCAGTTCCATTTCAAGTATTCCGTACTGTAGTAACACATGCGCGTCATCCGGACTTAAATCCGCCGCGCGCTTAATAAATTTATATGCTTTATCCATTTCGTCTCGTTCTATTGCCTTTAAAGCTTTCTTGTAATAATAATCACCATTCGGAACAAACGACACGACATTAGTAGCTTTTGGTTTTAAACGTTTATTTTCCAATAAAATTCCTCCGAGTCATTCCGTTCAATACATTCTATATCATCAAATACGCAGGTCATTTGTTTGTAAACAAAGAAATAAGGAACGCACAGGTGTGGTCCCTTAATCAATTCTTACTATTATAGCATATTCGGCACATATGTACTAAAAACACGTTTGACAAAGCGGTGTTAATTTTCATTTGTTAAGGTAATGATAAATTTTGACATTGTGAATAACCTTAAAATAAAATGCTGTCCCGTCCATGCTAAAGCACCAACTCCTCGCACCATTAAGTCCCTCATGCAAAAGTGGCGGTACTTTTACTTTTGCGTCGGGCCTTCCAAGTCTTGCGGCTCACACGATGCGAGTCATTTGGGGCATGCCACAAGGACGTGGCGTTTTGCCCTATCGGAGTTGGACGGGCGCTTTAGCACATTTGTTATTTGTTACTGTTTCTTTCCTTCATGGCGTTTTTGCAATACATCCAGTACTTCATAAACATTAACTTTTTGCTCTTGAAGCAGTACTAGTAAGTGATAAAGAAGATCTGCCGACTCCCATTTCACTTCTTCTGCATCGCGGTTTTTCGCACCGATGACAACTTCTGTAGCCTCTTCGCCGACTTTTTTACAGATTTTATCGATTCCTTTATCGAATAGATACGTTGTGTACGCCCCTTCAGGCATATCGATTTCACGTTGTTTAATCACTTCTACAAGCTGCGGAAGAATTGCGACAGAGCCCGGACGTTCATTTTCTACCAAGCTTTCAGTAAAGCATGATGTCGTTCCGTTATGACAAGCCGGACCAGCTGGAATGACTTCAATTACAAGTGCATCCTTGTCACAGTCTGTTTTGATCGAAACCACTTTTTGCGTGTTGCCGCTCGTTGCCCCTTTATGCCAAAGCTCCTGACGAGAACGTGAATAAAACCAAGTTTCATTCGTTTCAATCGTTTTTTGGAGTGATTCTTCGTTCATATAAGCTACTGTTAATACTTCTTTTGACTGTGCATCTTGTACTACGGCTGTAATTAAGCCTTGTTCATCGAATTTTATGTTCATCGTACACGAACCCCTTTTTCTTTTAAGTAGCTTTTCACTTCTGCTACGCTTGTTTCTTTATAGTGGAAAATACTCGCTGCCAAAGCAGCATCTGTATCAACATCCTGCAATACTTCACGGAAGTGTTCGGCATTCCCTGCCCCGCCGCTTGCGATGACAGGAACGGTTACCGCATCACGTACCGCTTTCGTTAATGCCAGGTCAAAGCCTGATTTCTCGCCGTCCTGGTTCATCGATGTAAGGAGAATTTCTCCTGCACCCAGTCGAACCGCTTCCTTTGCCCAGTCGACTGCTGTCCATGCTGTTTTATTGCGGCCGCCATGTGTGTAGACCATCCATGTTCCGTCTTCTTCACTGTACCTTGCATCGATCGCACAAACAATACATTGTGCCCCAAAGTAATCCGCGCCTTCTTTAATAAGCTGCGGGCGTTCCAGTGCTGATGTGTTGACCGATACTTTATCGGCTCCCGCACGTAAAATGCGCTTCATATCATCAATCGTTCGGATGCCGCCGCCTACCGTAAAAGGAATCGCCAATGCCGCTGCCGTTTGACGGACAACATCGACCATCGTTTCCCGGCCTTCGTGCGATGCGGAAATATCAAGAAATACAAGTTCATCGGCGCCCTGCTCATCATAAAATTTCGCTAACTCTACCGGATCGCCTGCATCACGCAATTCTACAAACTGTACCCCTTTTACAACACGTCCTTCTTTCACATCAAGACATGGAATAATTCGTTTTGTTAACATACGCCCTCTTTCACTCCCTGTGTCCAAGCCGTCAGTAAATATACTCCAAACGGCCCTGACTTTTCTGGATGGAACTGCATACCTGTAAAATTATCTTTTGCCACGATGCCCGGTACTTTCACGTGCTCATAATCAGCTGAGGCGATCAGCTCCATTTCATCGATGCCGCTCGCATAGTACGAGTGAACAAAGTAGACATGGCGTTCCTGCGGCAAGTCTTTATTATTTAACCACGCTGGTGTCTGGTTTAATTTCAGCTCATTCCAGCCCATATGCGGAATGCGTGTAACATCAGTAAAGCGCTGGATACGTCCTTTGAAAATGCCTAGACCTTTCGTTTGCACCACTTCATCGCTTTCCTCAAACATCAGCTGCATTCCAAGGCAAATACCAAGGAGCGGCTTTTTCGTCGTTTGAATGAAATCGATGAGCTTTGTTTCTTCCAGGCGTTTCATCGCATCCGGAAAAGCGCCTACTCCCGGCAGCACATAAGCATCGGCCGCTTCCAACTGTTCAATATCGCTTGAAACAATTACTTGCACATCCAATCGCTTCAATGCCTGTTCGACACTGAACAGATTGCCCATTCCATAATCAATTACACCGATCTTCACGTTAACAGCCCCTTTGTTGATGGCACACCTTTTACACGTGGGTCGATTTCAACCGCTGCATCCAATGCACGTGCCGTTGCTTTAAAAATCGCTTCAATAATATGATGTGTATTATGGCCGTAAGGAACGATGACATGCAGGTTAATGCGTGCTTCCAATGCAAACTTCCATAAAAACTCATGGACAAGCTCTGTATCGAAGTTTCCTACTTTCGCATTGAGTTCCGGTGTAACGCGGTATTCCAAATGCGGACGGTTTGAGCAGTCAACAACAACTTGTGCCAATGCGTCGTCCATCGGTACAAATGCTGTACCGTAGCGTTTAATTCCTTTTTTATCGCCTAATGCTTCACGGAATGCTTGTCCTAACACAATCCCGATATCTTCTGTCGTATGGTGATCATCAATCCATGTATCCCCGTCCGCCAGTATTTTGCCGTCAAACAATCCGTGCTTGATAAACAGGTCAAGCATATGGTCCATAAAGCCAACACCTGTCTTAATGTCGGCTTGACCTGTACCATCCAAATTGAGCTCTACTTTAATTTTTGTTTCATTTGTATCGCGATCGATTTTTGCAAAACGTGTCATTATTCTTCTCCTTTATTCCAGCCGCGCGATTCTACCGCTCTTGCATGTCCTTCCAACCCTTCAAGTCGTGCAAGACGCGCAATCTTCGGCGCATTTTGTTGCCAAGTTTTTTCGCTATAATAAACAACGCTCGTGCGCTTAATAAAATCATCGACATTTAAGCCACTTGCAAAGCGTGCTGTTGAGTTCGTCGGTAATACGTGGTTCGTGCCTGCAAAGTAATCCCCTACCGGCTCCGAGCTATAGCGGCCGATAAAAATCGCACCGGCATGTGTAATCATTTCCGAAACCTTTTCAGCATCTTCCGTAATGACTTCCAAATGTTCAGGTGCCAATGAATTAACAGCACGTACCGCATCTTTAATGGATTCCGCTACGTAAATATGACCGAAATTTTCAATCGATTTTCGTGCAATCGCCTGTCTCGGCAATTTCGATAATTGAATCTCGACTTGCTCTGCCACTGCATCCGCCAAGTCATCACTTGTTGTAATCAGAACCGCACATGCTAATGGGTCATGCTCTGCCTGTGACAAGAGGTCAGCAGCAATTTCATCGGCATACGCACTTTCATCCGCTAAAATACAGATTTCAGACGGACCGGCAATCATATCAATATTCACTTCACCGAATACTTCACGTTTCGCCAATGCTACGAATAT belongs to Solibacillus sp. FSL W7-1436 and includes:
- the rapZ gene encoding RNase adapter RapZ; translation: MASSSYTHELVIITGMSGAGKTVAVQSFEDLGYYCVDNLPPELLTTFLALMKGSEKKISRMAVVMDLRGREFFGSLIESLDALLDEEDILLRILFLESDDATLVRRYKESRRSHPLAPQGLPLEGIQLERELLSEVKGRAKSIVNTSKLKPRELRERIAQEFSNMSSPTFSLNIMSFGFKHGLPIDADLVFDVRFLKNPYYVEELRHKTGLQTEVSSYVLATEETQQLIAKLTDLFTFMIPHYRNEGKSQLVIAFGCTGGQHRSVTLAEYFGKLLAKNDQVIVTHRDINHRKD
- the hisF gene encoding imidazole glycerol phosphate synthase subunit HisF gives rise to the protein MLTKRIIPCLDVKEGRVVKGVQFVELRDAGDPVELAKFYDEQGADELVFLDISASHEGRETMVDVVRQTAAALAIPFTVGGGIRTIDDMKRILRAGADKVSVNTSALERPQLIKEGADYFGAQCIVCAIDARYSEEDGTWMVYTHGGRNKTAWTAVDWAKEAVRLGAGEILLTSMNQDGEKSGFDLALTKAVRDAVTVPVIASGGAGNAEHFREVLQDVDTDAALAASIFHYKETSVAEVKSYLKEKGVRVR
- a CDS encoding gluconeogenesis factor YvcK family protein — protein: MKKKRTRIVVIGGGTGLSTILRGLKQHPFDITAIVTVADDGGSSGRLRDDYDIPPPGDVRNVIAALSDVEPLVEQMFQYRFSQSNDLDGHSLGNLMLTALTEITGDFNHAIAEMSKVLNVHGKVIPAANKKVTLHAELADGSDIIGESKIPSGHAPIKRVYLEPSNLKPLPAAVHAIERADFILIGPGSLYTSIIPNLLVKGIGQAVIRAKGEKIYIANLMTQQGETRNFTASKHIEAIHEHVGEAFIQSVLINEKELPPSIYDNYREENAEPVKFDIERLREMGINIIPKEIALIENGTVRHDAVNLADWLCEYTVKKKQTMQEE
- the trxB gene encoding thioredoxin-disulfide reductase — encoded protein: MSEEKIYDVVIIGAGPAGMTAAVYASRANLSTLMIERGIPGGQMANTEAVENYPGFDTILGPELSTKMFEHAKKFGAEYAYGDVNEIIDGEEYKIIVSGKKQYKTRTIIITTGAEYKKLGIPGETELGGRGVSYCAVCDGAFFKQKNLIVIGGGDSAVEEGVYLTRFADKVTIVHRRDKLRAQKILQDRAFANEKVDFIWNSTVKEIHEVDGKVGKVTLASTVDGTESEVETDGVFVYVGMLPLTAPFASLNILNEAGYIVTNEKMETSIPGIYAAGDVREKMLRQIVTATGDGSIAAQSAQHYVEEIKEKIKQ
- the clpP gene encoding ATP-dependent Clp endopeptidase proteolytic subunit ClpP, which translates into the protein MNLIPTVIEQTNRGERAYDIYSRLLKDRIILLGSGIDDNVANSIVAQLLFLEAEDPDKDIYLYINSPGGSITSGMAIYDTMNFIKPDVSTICIGMAASMGAFLLSAGAKGKRVALPNAEVMIHQPLGGAQGQATEIEIAAKRILHLREKLNRIMAENSGQDYETLARDTDRDNFMSAQQALEYGLIDKIYERNQLK
- the hisH gene encoding imidazole glycerol phosphate synthase subunit HisH → MKIGVIDYGMGNLFSVEQALKRLDVQVIVSSDIEQLEAADAYVLPGVGAFPDAMKRLEETKLIDFIQTTKKPLLGICLGMQLMFEESDEVVQTKGLGIFKGRIQRFTDVTRIPHMGWNELKLNQTPAWLNNKDLPQERHVYFVHSYYASGIDEMELIASADYEHVKVPGIVAKDNFTGMQFHPEKSGPFGVYLLTAWTQGVKEGVC
- the hisIE gene encoding bifunctional phosphoribosyl-AMP cyclohydrolase/phosphoribosyl-ATP diphosphatase HisIE translates to MNIKFDEQGLITAVVQDAQSKEVLTVAYMNEESLQKTIETNETWFYSRSRQELWHKGATSGNTQKVVSIKTDCDKDALVIEVIPAGPACHNGTTSCFTESLVENERPGSVAILPQLVEVIKQREIDMPEGAYTTYLFDKGIDKICKKVGEEATEVVIGAKNRDAEEVKWESADLLYHLLVLLQEQKVNVYEVLDVLQKRHEGKKQ
- a CDS encoding 8-oxo-dGTP diphosphatase, producing MQRITNLLAIKDGQVLLLQKPRRGWFVAPGGKMEPGESIYDSAIREFQEETNLTPKDVHLKGVYTMVIKNGDTVVDEWMLYTFIATDVEGTPFVETREGVLSWYEIDRLKDLPMAAGDRTNLLFAALNKGTQYGTFEYTEDFELISEKIQNSMEQN
- a CDS encoding tetratricopeptide repeat protein; translation: MENKRLKPKATNVVSFVPNGDYYYKKALKAIERDEMDKAYKFIKRAADLSPDDAHVLLQYGILEMELQNFEHAYELIHTAYSLEPNESEIIFMLAEVSGCIGHIADAQKYAAQYLEMEPNGAYTEDASEILEFVDYVGEEMDDMDEFDGAKHVAQEKARRHMEQGDFKTAIEMLEQIIEEFPDLWNAYNNLALAYFYVGDAEQARALLYRVLRENKGNLHALCNLAVFAYYEKSNEELNELVGLLKKIQPFDWENRYKLGATFALIGQYEEAYKWLRSMSKKGYEGESGFYFWLAQSAYFSGHETIAKEAWKMLIQLDPSKEGMEPWANGEGSILRNSAENHRDFIIRQLTDEHQSSRLFGMFLLKRSAHKQEIVAHPSLLNVSNFTAIEKLCMAYALDYDFSNGSKEEQQFLRFMEVAELITETNDSISLEVAQVLSTWFALGEIAFQQGYSFKNRAALAAAVEYSFHTALENKVTKKAVAGKYNISTATLSKYNDELYEFVPSDFE
- the hisB gene encoding imidazoleglycerol-phosphate dehydratase HisB gives rise to the protein MTRFAKIDRDTNETKIKVELNLDGTGQADIKTGVGFMDHMLDLFIKHGLFDGKILADGDTWIDDHHTTEDIGIVLGQAFREALGDKKGIKRYGTAFVPMDDALAQVVVDCSNRPHLEYRVTPELNAKVGNFDTELVHEFLWKFALEARINLHVIVPYGHNTHHIIEAIFKATARALDAAVEIDPRVKGVPSTKGLLT
- a CDS encoding HPr family phosphocarrier protein — encoded protein: MIEKQVEVKLKSGLQARQAALFVQEANRYKADVYLQKDTKKVNAKSIMGIMSLAVAKGTVVTLWADGHDEEKAIDALQLLIEKAD
- the whiA gene encoding DNA-binding protein WhiA, with the translated sequence MSFASETKKELTQVEAGDSSLKAEVSALIRMNGSLSFANRQISLDVQTENAAIARRLYTIVKRLYPYNVELLVRKKMRLKKNNVYICRVREGAREILADLEIVSNSFEFNHTIAKSIIPKESERRAYLRGAFLAGGSVNNPETSSYHLEIYSLYKEHGEALAELMNRYDLNAKTIERKKGFVTYLKEAEKISDFMNLVGAVQAMLKFEDVRIIRDMRNSVNRIVNCETANLNKTIGAALRQVENIRYIDNAVGLDQLPEKLREIARLRVEYQDVTLKELGEMVSTGVVSKSGVNHRLRKIDEIADALRRGESI